The proteins below come from a single Panicum hallii strain FIL2 chromosome 7, PHallii_v3.1, whole genome shotgun sequence genomic window:
- the LOC112901364 gene encoding uncharacterized protein LOC112901364, producing the protein MAFSSVFRRVNVKELISNASVYASATESSGGMSLVFRRWATKKTAGSTKNGRDSNPKYLGVKKFGGEKVEPGNIIVRQRGTRFHPGDYVGMGKDHTLFCLKEGHVRFERNKLTGRKWVHVDPMAGHVLHPVYASGSTTAADLDAQL; encoded by the exons ATGGCTTTCTCATCGGTTTTCCGGAGAGTGAATGTCAAAGAACTGATCTCAAATGCTTCAGTGTATGCTAGCGCAACAG AATCTTCTGGAGGaatgagcttggtgtttagacGCTGGGCCACCAAGAAGACTGCTGGATCGACAAAAAATGGCCGTGACTCCAATCCCAAATACCTGGGTGTCAAGAAGTTCGGTGGAGAG AAAGTGGAACCAGGAAACATCATTGTTCGCCAAAGAGGAACGCGCTTCCACCCTGGGGACTATGTTGGCATGGGCAAGGATCACACTCTCTTCTGCCTGAAGGAAGGCCATGTTCGGTTCGAGCGCAACAAGCTGACTGGCAGGAAATGGGTTCATGTTGACCCTATGGCTGGTCATGTGCTCCACCCTGTCTACGCCAGTGGCTCGACTACTGCAGCTGACCTGGATGCACAGTTGTAG